One Parashewanella spongiae genomic window, TGGTGACACCAAGCTGCTCTAATTCAGGATACAAACTTCGAGCAAAGCCCGTCACTTTTATTCCTACAGCAAGTAAACGTCGGCAAATCACCTGCCCTAAAAAACCACCAGCCCCCGTCACAAAAGCGTGATTAATATTATCGGCAAGTTCGTTGAGAACAGCCTGCTCTTCTACTTTAAATTCAGTTATCTTCATTAACCTATTTTCTTTTGTGCCCAAACAGACAATTTCTCACGAAAAATTTTAGCATTGTGCCTTACATCCATTGGAAAATCAGGATGGATCAGAAAGTCAGTAATTCCGGAGGTTGTTTCAAACTTTTCAGCTAAAGTTATGAGCTCTGAATACAGAACACTAGCATGGCTGCATGCCAGTGATTGTTCTAATTCAATGCACACCAAAGGCGTTATAGTGTTATTTATTTTAACTGATACCAATGCTGAACGCCTAACACTCGGGTGAGTATTAAAAATACGCTCACAAGGTATCGAATAATATCGCTTTATTACCGAGTCAACTCGATGTGCTTTTCGGCCGCACATCCAAAGCTTACCGTCATCATCAAAATATCCAAGATCGCCCATTCGATGACGCATCGCCTTTGTCGTGGGATCAAATACCTTCGAGTGTAAAGTTGCATTTTCTCTGCGATAATAACTTTGGTTAACCATCTGACCACTTACCACAATTTCACCAATTTGATTGGCAGGTAGAGCTAAACCATCACTCCAAGTTTTAATGTTATCTTCAGTAATTGAGATAATAGATACCGTAACGCCCGAAACTGGCCGCCCAACGCAAATGCCTGCGCCGGAGTCCGTAAGTGAGCTAGTCATAATTAATTCATCACTAGCAAACATCGAAACAGGTAACGACTCTGTTGCGCCGTATGAATTTATAACCCTAGCCTCAGTATTAAGCATTTGACTAAACCGCTTTATAACTTCAATGGAAACTGGTGCTCCAGCTGAAATTACTCGCTTTACTGACGGTAGCTTTTGCTGCCTTGCCTCACCCGCTTGGCCTAATTTATCCATTAGCGCGGGGTTAGCAAAAACATTGCTACATTGATATTGATTTATTGCCGCAAACAAATGCGTTGGATTAGCCGTTATTGGTTTGCTTGCATCCATATCAGGCACAATAGATGCCATTCCTAACGCGGGGCCAAATAATGAAAACAGTGGGAAAGTTGCTAAATCACGCTCACCAGATTCAATCTTATAATCGTTTTTTAAAGCATCAATTTGAGCTTCGAACATTCTATGGCTGTAAACTACACCTTTAGGAGTGCCTGTACTTCCACTGGTAAACAAAATCGAGCACATGTCATCTGCACGCAGCCAGTTAATTGGAAACTCTGGCTTAGTATCTTCAAAAGGTGAGTAACACTCTAAAAGGCTGGAAAGGTTTACTGCCCCTGTAAGCAATGACTTAGCGGTTCTGAACGATGGAGCTTCAATTGGGGAGTCCACATTAACGTACAATTTAATGCTCTTTTTCCCCCAACCCAATAAACGACGAGCAGCATGTGCTTTAGTGATGCCAATAAATGCATCAGGCTGCGCCTCTGCGAAACATTGTTTAAGGTTTTTTAACCCCATACCGGGATCGACAATAATTGGGATGATGCCAGCTTTGAATAATGCAAAAGTGAGAGTGAAAAACTCAATGCTTGGTGTGACCATCAATACAGATTTCATACCTGCTTTAATTCCGTATTCGGTCAAAGCATAAGCGATTTTGTTGCTCTTGGTTTCGAGTTCAGCAAAGTTAAGCTCTTGGTACTGATACGAACCTTTAATGTATTTTTGAACCGCTACTGCTAAATCAAAAGGCTGCACAGTGGCAGCCTTTTTTAAATGGCGACATAAATTAGCATCATAAATATCAGCAGAATTATCCACAAAAAATCTCTTTTTTAATCAATAAGCGTTTAGTCTTTTGCATCTTGAGCAATAAACCTAAAAACATCAGTTGAACGCTGAGTATAGTGACTAACTGTTTAAGCAATACGATGATTTTATCATCATGGGTTTCACCCAATGAGTGAAGGGCTCTACGCTCACAAGCTTGCTAAAATGACTGCTATCTGTGTTATAACTTTTGCAAGTAGAATAACTACTTGCTGCAAGCTACGCCTTACTATCAGCCATTTTTCTACGCTTGAGAACGCAGTCAACTGATGGTTCTAGGATAAAGCTTTTAACTAAACTTATGACTTCATCACTCGCATCTTCAAGAATATAATGCCCACAATCAGCAAACTCATTAAATTGAGCTTGTGGTAAACGTTGCTTCCATTGTTCTAAAAAGTATTTATCGAACACAAAGTCTTTTAACCCCCAACACACTAATGCTGGTGTTTCAGAAAACTGAGATAAACTCGATGCAATATCAGAGACTAACTGATAATTCCTGTCTTCTGGTGATAACGGGATATCCTGCACAAAGCGCAGTGTAGAAATTCGATTCTTCCATGAGTTAAATGGAGCAACAAAAGCTTCTCTCACTTCTTTGCTCATTGGCTTACGCTTAACGCCGACATACGATGCAATGGAAGAAAACGCATTGAACCCACGAACCAATAAAGTCCCCAGTAATGTATTTCGACAAATCCACAATGGTATTGGCAACATTTTATCCTGAGGCAAATGAAAAGCAGCCGTATTTAGAATTACTAAGCGCTTTATTCTTTCTGGGTGGCGTGCCGCATAACCCATTCCTATCATTCCTCCCCAATCATGAACAACAAGGGTAATGTTTTCTTTTATATCTAAATGATCAAGTAAGGCATCTAAGTCATTAATCCGATTTTCAAGCGTATAGTCATAATCCATATCATCTGGTTTATCTGACAATCCACAGCCAATATGATCTGGCACGATACATTGATGATCTGATTGCAAAGCTTCGACCAAATTACGATAGTAATAACACCAACTCGGATTACCATGAACCATAACCACAGGTTCACCCTGCCCTTGATTCAAATAATGCTGCTTTAAGCCATTACGTTCAAAATATTGCCCTTTAAATGGCAGTAACGCTTCCATATTATTCCCTACCATTCGTGTTACCATTTCAGGCCAAGCATCATACAATTAAGACCACTTCCAATACCAAGAAAACTCACTTGATCACCTTTCTTTAAAAAGCCTTGATCGTGAGCAATAGCCGCTGTTACAGGCAAGGATACTGTTCCCATGTTGCCAAGCTTTTGGTATGTCGGAAACTCTTTTTGTGTATCGATATTTAAAGCATTCAATACTTGTTTACGATTAGATGAACCTACTTGGTGGCAAATTACCTTATCTACTTGCTCAACCAACCAATCTCGTTGAGCAAGAAAATGATCCCAAGTATGCTTAGCGAGTTCAACGCCTTCTTTTAATAACGCAACCGCGTCAGTACGCATAAACTCACGATACAAATGCTGTCCAGCTTCTTGCAAGCCCCACTGACATAACTCGTGATGCTCAGGAGCCGACAAGTGAGAAGCGCCGAGTAACTGGTGCTGGCGATCATTATGTAAAGGTAATGTTCCATCTGTAAGAATAACTGCAATTGCACCTGACCCACCTGTGAGTGTGGCAAGCGACTGAGCAAAATTTTGCATAGTTTGCTCGGTCAACATGTGGTTAATTGTTATGTCCACGATGTCTCGTGCTGATTCGCAAGAAACCACCATGCCAGCTTTAATTTGTCCAAGCTCAATTCTATTAGCAATATCAAGAATACCTGACATCACACCCAAGCAGGCATTGCTGATATCGTAAATTGCGGTGTCTTTTGAAACACCTAATTCAGCAGCAATACGGCAAGCTGTAGCAGGTTCGTGTTGATCTCGGCAAACGCCCGTATAAACCACAGCACCTAATTGCTCGATATTAATGCCTGTTTCGTTAATCGATTTTTTAGCTGCTGCGATAGCACCGTCAGATAACTTATGACCTTTAGGCCACCAGCGACGCTCATTAATCCCCGTTAACGCTGCTAACTGCCCCATCGGAATACGGAATTTTTGATATAAGGGAGCCAACCTAGACTCTAATTCGCTACTCGAAACAACTACTGGAGCAAGTTCGTAAGCCAGGCTATTAATAAAGACCCGAGAATATTTCATGAAACTCAATTGATTTATAAAAAACTAATCCGCCATTTGACCAAGAATTCAGAGGATATTCAATAAAAAACCGCCCTTATGACACAATAAGTGACCACTTCAGCTGAAAAAAATCATATGAAACTGAATAGAGTTTTACATTTTATTAATTATATTCAAAAAGTTATAAGTAATCACAATTGAATACTCTTGTTACAAAGGAAATTCAGTTTTTTTGTGCCGATATCAACATATTTCTTGATGTGATTTCTGATGGAAATCACCACAAGCATGAAGAGCAAAAGCGTGTTGCTTCGAATTAAAGGCAACATCACTGACATTAAAAGCATCGACACAAATGAAGTCTTGATGAACCTTATGTTTCACTGCCAATCATGTACCTTCATCACAAAGTGCTTTCTGCCATTCTAAGTTAGTAACTTTCCTTCGGCTTTGCTTTGAAATTAACCTTCCTAAATGGCCTTTACCTGAACACCATTCAAATTTGCCACAAGATTTTCGACTGCATTAATAAACTATTTATTTTTAAAAACTCTAACTCAAACAACATCTAACCCTTATAAAATCACAATACAAAAATTTTCATCACAAAACAGAACAAATAAGTTACACTTCAGCCAAATAATGCTTAGATTTACAGAGAAAAGAATGAATTCACCTTGTGTTGCCCGCTGCGGTTTAAACAATGATGATTACTGCATGGGTTGTTACCGCCATGTTGAAGAAATCGTAGCATGGAGCAATTTAGATGATTCACAAAAACGCGACATTGTAGCTAAGTTGGACGAGCGTAGACAGCAGTTTGTAGGACAGGATAATAATCAGATTTTATCACGAGACAAGTGGTTAGAAGCGCAATTAAAGCTCAAATAATAAAATACTACTCCTCTACATCTAATACGCTAACTTTTATGTTCCACAACTTTAGTATCACTAGCTTTATTAATTTGAAGCTGCTCTCTTAATACTTGCTCTTCTTTTTTCACTTGTTCAAATTTAATTGCCTGTAATGTTGAGTTCTGTTCTTTGTCTGCCAATGAGTTACAACTAAAACTTACTTCTTGTTCGGTAACTTTCACTTCAGTTACCTTTTTTGCACAATCAACCTCAACTCCAAATACTGGAAAAGGAGATTTACGATCGATTATTTTTACGAAACACGCAGAGCCATGTGAATCTATACTTATGTTGTCGTTA contains:
- a CDS encoding alpha/beta fold hydrolase, which gives rise to MVGNNMEALLPFKGQYFERNGLKQHYLNQGQGEPVVMVHGNPSWCYYYRNLVEALQSDHQCIVPDHIGCGLSDKPDDMDYDYTLENRINDLDALLDHLDIKENITLVVHDWGGMIGMGYAARHPERIKRLVILNTAAFHLPQDKMLPIPLWICRNTLLGTLLVRGFNAFSSIASYVGVKRKPMSKEVREAFVAPFNSWKNRISTLRFVQDIPLSPEDRNYQLVSDIASSLSQFSETPALVCWGLKDFVFDKYFLEQWKQRLPQAQFNEFADCGHYILEDASDEVISLVKSFILEPSVDCVLKRRKMADSKA
- the oleC gene encoding olefin beta-lactone synthetase → MDNSADIYDANLCRHLKKAATVQPFDLAVAVQKYIKGSYQYQELNFAELETKSNKIAYALTEYGIKAGMKSVLMVTPSIEFFTLTFALFKAGIIPIIVDPGMGLKNLKQCFAEAQPDAFIGITKAHAARRLLGWGKKSIKLYVNVDSPIEAPSFRTAKSLLTGAVNLSSLLECYSPFEDTKPEFPINWLRADDMCSILFTSGSTGTPKGVVYSHRMFEAQIDALKNDYKIESGERDLATFPLFSLFGPALGMASIVPDMDASKPITANPTHLFAAINQYQCSNVFANPALMDKLGQAGEARQQKLPSVKRVISAGAPVSIEVIKRFSQMLNTEARVINSYGATESLPVSMFASDELIMTSSLTDSGAGICVGRPVSGVTVSIISITEDNIKTWSDGLALPANQIGEIVVSGQMVNQSYYRRENATLHSKVFDPTTKAMRHRMGDLGYFDDDGKLWMCGRKAHRVDSVIKRYYSIPCERIFNTHPSVRRSALVSVKINNTITPLVCIELEQSLACSHASVLYSELITLAEKFETTSGITDFLIHPDFPMDVRHNAKIFREKLSVWAQKKIG
- a CDS encoding 3-oxoacyl-ACP synthase III, giving the protein MKYSRVFINSLAYELAPVVVSSSELESRLAPLYQKFRIPMGQLAALTGINERRWWPKGHKLSDGAIAAAKKSINETGINIEQLGAVVYTGVCRDQHEPATACRIAAELGVSKDTAIYDISNACLGVMSGILDIANRIELGQIKAGMVVSCESARDIVDITINHMLTEQTMQNFAQSLATLTGGSGAIAVILTDGTLPLHNDRQHQLLGASHLSAPEHHELCQWGLQEAGQHLYREFMRTDAVALLKEGVELAKHTWDHFLAQRDWLVEQVDKVICHQVGSSNRKQVLNALNIDTQKEFPTYQKLGNMGTVSLPVTAAIAHDQGFLKKGDQVSFLGIGSGLNCMMLGLKW
- a CDS encoding DUF1289 domain-containing protein, producing the protein MNSPCVARCGLNNDDYCMGCYRHVEEIVAWSNLDDSQKRDIVAKLDERRQQFVGQDNNQILSRDKWLEAQLKLK